GCGCCCGGAGCTAGCCCCGCGCCACCGCTTTCACCGGCGACACCACGGCCGGGATCTTCCCGGCCACGTATCGGGCGTCCCTGCATACACCGGGAAGGGTGGCCGAAGCCGCTGAGTACATGAATTCCTCTCCCAGGAAGAACAGCCCGGGCTTATCGAGCGCCACGCCGCGGTGCTGCCTTGGCCGTCCGTCGCCGTCGAACACTGGCATTGCGATCCAGTCGAATGACTCCCGGTAGCCGGTGCACCAGATCACGTTGGACACGTCATCGAGGGGTCTTCCCGCCACCACAGGCAGGCCATCCTGCACGCCGGTCACCCGCGGCACACGTTCGACGCCGGCGGCAGCGAGGTCCTTGCTTTTGGTCCTGATCAGCGGGTCCGCGTGCCCTAGTTTTAGCGGTGCGGCTTTACGGCCAATTGGCGAGTCAAGTGTCAGCACGTGGAGCCCCACGAACCGCACCACGGGCAGGACGAAGCGGGCCGCGGCCCTTCCGTGCCGCACTGGCAGCTCGCCGCCCGGCTTGCCTGCTACCACTGTGTGGTGCGTCCGGCTCACTTCAAGGGCAATTTCCGCTCCCGAGTTGCCCAGCCCCACCACCAGGACACGGCCGGCCCGGAGCTGGTCCGGGTTCCGGTATTCGCTGGAGTGGAGCTGCACGGTCGACGGCGCGAGGTCTGTCGCAAAGTCCGGCAGCCTGGGCGCCTGCGTGCAACCGGTCGCCACAACGACGTTGCCTGCTTCCCATCGCTTTCCGTCCGAAACGGCAACGTACCGTCCTTGCTCGCGCCACAACTTCTCCACCCGGGTGCCGGTGCGGACCGGGAGCGCAAAAGTGGCGGCATAGGCTTCCAGGTAGTCCGCCAGCTCGTCCTTGGTCGGGAAGGACAAC
Above is a window of Arthrobacter sp. FB24 DNA encoding:
- a CDS encoding flavin-containing monooxygenase, which encodes MNNIREEGGSGDMLDTLVIGGGQAGLAIGHYLKRQGRRFLILDANPRIGDAWRQRWDTLRLFTPAKYDGLPGMRFPGDGLSFPTKDELADYLEAYAATFALPVRTGTRVEKLWREQGRYVAVSDGKRWEAGNVVVATGCTQAPRLPDFATDLAPSTVQLHSSEYRNPDQLRAGRVLVVGLGNSGAEIALEVSRTHHTVVAGKPGGELPVRHGRAAARFVLPVVRFVGLHVLTLDSPIGRKAAPLKLGHADPLIRTKSKDLAAAGVERVPRVTGVQDGLPVVAGRPLDDVSNVIWCTGYRESFDWIAMPVFDGDGRPRQHRGVALDKPGLFFLGEEFMYSAASATLPGVCRDARYVAGKIPAVVSPVKAVARG